One genomic segment of uncultured Desulfobacter sp. includes these proteins:
- the gspG gene encoding type II secretion system major pseudopilin GspG, with the protein MTEQIGIKFLRQHSRQIRNQAGFSFIELMVVVIILGILAGAIVPRYMDKADKAKVVKAQVDIASIETSLKMYKLDNGFYPTTEQGLLALIEEPTTDPVPRSWNENGYFEKKRVPKDPWGNEYVYLSPGVHGTFDLISYGADSESGGEGINADVTNWEVQE; encoded by the coding sequence ATGACAGAACAGATAGGTATAAAGTTTTTAAGGCAGCACAGCAGGCAGATCAGAAACCAGGCAGGGTTTTCCTTTATAGAACTGATGGTGGTTGTCATCATTCTGGGGATTTTGGCCGGGGCCATTGTGCCAAGGTATATGGATAAAGCCGACAAGGCAAAAGTCGTCAAAGCCCAGGTGGATATTGCCTCCATTGAAACCAGTCTTAAGATGTACAAACTGGATAATGGATTTTATCCCACAACGGAACAGGGCCTTTTGGCCCTGATCGAAGAGCCGACCACGGATCCTGTACCCCGCAGCTGGAATGAAAACGGTTATTTTGAAAAGAAAAGAGTTCCCAAAGATCCTTGGGGAAACGAGTACGTCTACCTGAGTCCCGGAGTCCACGGCACGTTTGATCTGATTTCATATGGTGCGGACTCAGAATCAGGAGGGGAGGGGATCAATGCGGACGTCACCAACTGGGAAGTGCAGGAATAA
- a CDS encoding prepilin-type N-terminal cleavage/methylation domain-containing protein codes for MHLKFRHKDCGFTLVEVMVALVIFSFVMVMLFSSFNSFISTGQSIAHGVDYNERARDVFRRILDDLTDIYVPESRIISVQNGVNGQDVDTLQMTGGENSVGGETFSTLEFACLSGLQTSRSRPSGVVRVTYYVRKNSQELFNLCRAERPIGSDRDIDPCLDPVLAENITGFTIDFIDAKLNEYQDWDADKDSDGASIPCVLNIRLALGSENKEKVFETAVVLPVQEETGE; via the coding sequence ATGCACCTGAAATTTAGGCATAAAGATTGCGGATTTACCCTGGTGGAAGTGATGGTGGCCCTTGTTATTTTTTCATTTGTTATGGTCATGCTGTTTTCATCTTTTAATTCATTTATATCCACAGGGCAGTCTATTGCACACGGTGTTGACTATAATGAACGGGCCAGAGATGTATTCAGAAGAATTTTGGATGATTTGACCGATATTTACGTGCCGGAATCCAGGATAATCAGTGTTCAGAATGGTGTCAATGGTCAGGACGTGGATACTTTGCAGATGACTGGTGGTGAGAACAGCGTAGGTGGAGAGACCTTTTCCACCCTTGAATTTGCCTGTCTTTCAGGACTTCAGACGAGCCGCAGCAGGCCGTCCGGTGTCGTTCGTGTAACCTATTACGTTCGAAAAAACAGCCAGGAATTGTTTAATCTTTGCCGGGCTGAGCGTCCCATTGGCAGTGATAGGGACATCGATCCGTGTTTAGATCCGGTCCTTGCAGAAAATATTACTGGATTTACCATTGACTTCATTGATGCAAAGCTCAATGAATACCAAGACTGGGATGCGGATAAAGACAGTGACGGGGCATCCATTCCTTGTGTGTTGAATATCAGGTTGGCCCTGGGAAGTGAAAACAAAGAAAAAGTATTTGAAACTGCCGTGGTTTTACCGGTACAGGAGGAGACCGGTGAATAA
- a CDS encoding type II secretion system protein GspK: MNNIYSNQKGVALIATIAVIAILCVVALEAGRLAKQAASGTIIENDMFAAREMAMSGIHLAMMILVMDGDDNEIDSIQELWADPEQIVQAVEAMGLNPENLSLKISDEMGKLQLNALLKQFPGNELNDAQMVVLERFLTLAAPEDKPEEAGSAVEIVNALKDWLDSKDDDAITGLTGAESNYYESLDVPYTCTNGPLRHIREFFFVKGVVDAILSPSYISQGMEESIQADAKDMLTVYGLADGQDSEENRFAFSGKVNINTAPVAVLAALLPEGRDINAQDLADYRSDKASLGQEYTHTLESGWFEDVIALSDEEKKAFEEMITYSSSVFTADCTAKKNGSQITLHAVIKREKQDMTGKWFCRILQMERG; encoded by the coding sequence GTGAATAATATTTACAGCAATCAAAAAGGGGTGGCACTGATTGCCACCATTGCTGTGATTGCCATTCTCTGTGTGGTGGCGTTGGAAGCCGGGCGTCTTGCAAAACAGGCAGCTTCCGGGACCATCATTGAGAATGATATGTTTGCAGCCCGGGAAATGGCCATGTCCGGCATTCATCTGGCCATGATGATTCTGGTCATGGACGGGGACGACAACGAGATTGATTCCATTCAGGAGTTATGGGCGGATCCTGAGCAGATTGTCCAGGCTGTGGAAGCCATGGGCTTAAACCCGGAAAATTTATCCCTGAAGATTTCCGATGAAATGGGAAAATTGCAATTAAATGCATTGCTTAAACAATTTCCCGGCAATGAACTCAATGATGCTCAGATGGTGGTATTGGAACGCTTTTTAACCCTGGCAGCCCCGGAAGATAAGCCCGAAGAGGCCGGCAGCGCCGTTGAAATTGTCAATGCGCTAAAGGATTGGCTTGATTCAAAGGACGATGATGCTATAACAGGGTTGACAGGTGCCGAATCAAACTATTATGAATCTTTGGATGTGCCTTATACTTGTACCAATGGTCCCTTGAGGCATATCAGGGAGTTTTTTTTTGTAAAAGGAGTTGTTGACGCAATTTTATCCCCGTCATATATCAGTCAGGGGATGGAGGAGTCTATCCAGGCGGATGCAAAAGACATGTTGACAGTATACGGCCTTGCAGACGGTCAGGATTCTGAAGAAAACCGGTTTGCATTTTCAGGTAAGGTAAATATCAATACAGCCCCGGTGGCCGTGCTTGCAGCGCTTCTGCCCGAAGGCCGTGACATAAATGCCCAGGACCTTGCCGACTATCGGTCTGACAAGGCAAGCTTAGGCCAGGAATATACCCACACACTTGAATCCGGGTGGTTTGAGGATGTCATTGCCCTAAGCGATGAGGAAAAAAAGGCATTTGAAGAGATGATTACCTATTCAAGCAGTGTCTTCACAGCAGACTGTACCGCAAAAAAAAATGGCAGTCAGATAACTTTGCACGCTGTAATTAAACGGGAAAAACAGGATATGACAGGTAAATGGTTTTGCCGGATTCTTCAAATGGAAAGAGGATAG
- the dnaX gene encoding DNA polymerase III subunit gamma/tau translates to MSYQVLALKYRPQTFSEVVGQDHVTTTLTNAISGNRVPHALLLAGPRGTGKTTIARIMAKAMTCQTGPTPSPCNECRICKDIINGHCADVFEIDGASNNSVDQIRELRDNVAYMPSSARYKIYIIDEVHMLSVAAFNALLKTLEEPPDHVLFIFATTEVHKIPATILSRCQRHDLSRIALDKISDHLENLCRKEGYTVEREGLELIALEADGSIRDGLSLLDRILSAGPEKEIDRQMIAQRLRSTDRRILFSISSAVLERNGAQLIDLVSKINDSGMDLKEFYSGIISQFRNLNIIRLCGKDSLVLNMIETEKLELDRMCKNFSPAYLGMLLDLLLKEESIVRFASHTQTAVEMVLLKMIQIEPEIRLDEIITKVDLLAQRMENRLDQAGADSPPSQCDHPARESAQPAGQPSDEQPIETTPLTAPRPMPEPVPYGPEWEQAPPPETLTNSPGSPGSDSPLLQGQGHQGPATWSQFMDVLQHHLPFIFGLFSKGRADTSAPDKVIVTLASCSGFEQSRLNTKTKALAELSRKHLGKSIEVSIEKNDGPADRTSGQQKSRQKAEQVAAGHPMVQHAVRLFDADII, encoded by the coding sequence ATGTCTTACCAGGTTCTGGCATTAAAATACCGGCCCCAGACATTTTCAGAAGTTGTAGGTCAGGATCATGTCACCACGACCCTGACCAACGCCATTTCCGGAAACAGGGTCCCCCACGCCCTTCTGCTGGCAGGCCCCAGGGGCACCGGCAAAACAACCATTGCCCGCATCATGGCCAAGGCCATGACATGTCAGACCGGGCCGACCCCGTCACCGTGCAATGAATGCAGAATCTGCAAAGACATTATCAACGGTCATTGTGCAGATGTGTTTGAAATTGACGGGGCCTCCAACAACAGCGTGGATCAGATCCGTGAACTGAGGGACAATGTAGCCTACATGCCCTCCTCCGCCAGGTACAAAATCTATATCATTGATGAAGTCCACATGCTTTCAGTGGCTGCCTTTAATGCCCTGCTCAAAACCTTAGAAGAGCCGCCGGACCATGTTCTTTTCATCTTTGCCACCACGGAAGTCCATAAAATCCCGGCCACCATCCTGTCCCGGTGCCAGCGCCATGACCTATCACGGATTGCCTTGGACAAGATCTCCGACCACCTTGAAAATCTATGCCGAAAAGAAGGCTATACGGTTGAACGAGAGGGGCTGGAACTGATTGCTTTAGAGGCGGACGGTTCCATCAGGGACGGCTTAAGCCTTTTGGACAGAATTCTTTCCGCCGGGCCTGAAAAAGAAATTGACCGGCAAATGATTGCCCAAAGGCTTCGGAGCACGGATCGAAGAATTCTTTTTTCCATATCTTCGGCCGTACTGGAAAGAAACGGGGCGCAACTCATTGATCTTGTCAGCAAAATTAATGATTCCGGTATGGACTTGAAAGAATTTTATTCCGGTATCATTTCCCAGTTCAGGAATCTGAACATCATCCGGCTGTGCGGAAAAGACAGCCTCGTACTCAATATGATTGAAACGGAAAAGCTTGAGCTTGACCGGATGTGCAAAAATTTTTCGCCTGCCTATCTTGGAATGCTGCTGGATCTTCTTTTAAAAGAAGAGAGCATTGTGCGCTTTGCATCCCACACCCAGACCGCCGTGGAGATGGTGTTGCTCAAAATGATCCAAATTGAGCCTGAGATTCGGCTTGATGAAATCATCACCAAGGTGGATCTTTTAGCACAGCGGATGGAGAACCGCCTTGACCAAGCCGGTGCTGATTCACCCCCGTCACAATGTGACCATCCGGCCCGGGAATCTGCTCAGCCTGCAGGACAGCCCTCCGATGAGCAACCCATCGAAACAACTCCTTTAACAGCCCCCCGACCGATGCCGGAGCCCGTGCCCTATGGACCGGAATGGGAGCAGGCACCACCGCCGGAAACTTTAACCAATTCACCCGGTTCACCCGGGTCTGACAGCCCTTTGCTTCAAGGGCAAGGACACCAGGGGCCAGCAACCTGGTCGCAGTTCATGGATGTACTCCAACATCACCTGCCCTTTATTTTCGGCTTATTTTCCAAGGGCCGGGCAGACACATCTGCCCCGGACAAAGTAATTGTAACCCTTGCATCCTGCTCCGGATTTGAACAATCCAGGCTCAACACCAAAACCAAGGCGCTGGCAGAACTGAGCCGAAAACATTTGGGTAAATCCATTGAGGTAAGCATAGAAAAAAACGATGGCCCGGCGGATAGGACTTCCGGGCAGCAAAAATCCCGGCAAAAGGCGGAACAAGTTGCGGCAGGCCATCCCATGGTCCAGCACGCGGTTCGTTTATTTGACGCAGATATCATATAA
- a CDS encoding prepilin-type N-terminal cleavage/methylation domain-containing protein yields the protein MRTSPTGKCRNNSHGLTWSVNAQTQFTTKHESKCKTYGDFHVNHSGFTFVELMVVVGIFTIVLMFSIPVFRQIHLSSTASDHVSSLIFFLENLKLRAMVENKNFILYIDSGSGKIYVTDDAMDEDARQVALNNGISLKGDLQLLNLEFPDGDIRSADDKSICFFSKGYSDRALIHVREDSREMTIQLCMFRKKIHLIDRYVSYDDCI from the coding sequence ATGCGGACGTCACCAACTGGGAAGTGCAGGAATAACAGCCATGGACTGACCTGGTCTGTCAATGCCCAGACTCAATTCACAACAAAACATGAAAGTAAATGCAAAACTTACGGGGACTTTCATGTAAATCATTCCGGCTTCACTTTTGTTGAGTTGATGGTGGTGGTGGGCATTTTTACCATTGTTCTGATGTTTTCAATCCCAGTGTTTCGGCAAATCCATTTAAGTTCAACAGCCTCTGATCATGTGTCCAGTCTGATTTTTTTCCTGGAGAATTTAAAGCTTCGGGCCATGGTGGAAAATAAAAATTTTATCCTTTATATAGATTCGGGTTCCGGAAAAATTTATGTGACGGATGACGCAATGGATGAGGATGCCCGGCAGGTTGCCCTGAATAATGGCATATCCCTGAAGGGTGATTTGCAATTGCTTAATCTGGAATTTCCGGATGGTGACATTAGGTCCGCTGATGACAAAAGCATCTGTTTTTTCAGCAAAGGGTATTCAGATCGGGCCTTGATTCATGTCCGGGAAGATAGCCGGGAAATGACCATTCAGCTCTGCATGTTCCGGAAAAAAATTCATTTGATCGATAGATATGTGTCCTATGACGACTGCATATAA
- a CDS encoding prepilin-type N-terminal cleavage/methylation domain-containing protein: MTTAYNRPRASGNCQGQTGFTLIEVIVAMAIITTVMVALFRMQSGTINLAGADDFQTTARYLAAKALAQIELSIDDPELKGEFDQAFKGYAWYCEVTNVNANFSDIMPDLADNVGSLKKIDLTITREQGDRSYHVETFRYAPEI, encoded by the coding sequence ATGACGACTGCATATAATCGACCCAGGGCCTCCGGCAACTGTCAGGGGCAGACCGGCTTTACCCTGATTGAGGTGATAGTGGCCATGGCCATTATTACAACGGTTATGGTGGCATTGTTTAGGATGCAGTCCGGAACAATCAATCTTGCCGGGGCCGATGATTTCCAGACAACGGCCCGGTATCTTGCCGCCAAGGCCCTTGCACAAATCGAGCTTTCCATAGATGATCCGGAGCTGAAAGGCGAGTTCGACCAGGCGTTTAAAGGGTATGCCTGGTATTGTGAGGTGACTAATGTAAACGCCAACTTTTCTGATATCATGCCGGATTTGGCCGACAATGTCGGCTCATTGAAAAAAATTGATTTGACAATCACACGTGAGCAGGGGGATCGGTCCTATCATGTTGAGACATTCAGGTATGCACCTGAAATTTAG